A window from Plasmodium cynomolgi strain B DNA, chromosome 7, whole genome shotgun sequence encodes these proteins:
- a CDS encoding hypothetical protein (putative), producing the protein MAEEEYSWDSYLNDRLLATNQVSAAGLASEEDGVVYACVAQADENNPEFDKWSLFYKEDFEIEVEDENGNKSKKTINEGQTLLTVFKEGYAPDGVWLGGTKYQFINIERDLEFEGYTFDVATCAKLKGGLHLIKVPGGNILVVLYDEEKEHDRGNSKVAALTFSKELAESGGQ; encoded by the exons ATGGCGGAAGAAGAATACTCATGGGACAGCTATTTGAACGACCGACTGTTGGCCACCAACCAGGTGTCCGCCGCGGGGTTGGCATCG GAGGAAGACGGAGTTGTGTACGCCTGCGTGGCGCAAGCAGATGAGAACAACCCCGAGTTTGACAAGTGGAGCCTCTTCTACAAGGAGGACTTCGAAATTGAGGTTGAGGACGAG AATGGaaacaaaagcaaaaaaacgaTTAACGAAGGACAGACGCTGCTGACCGTCTTCAAGGAGGGCTACGCACCCGACGGAGTGTGGCTAGGAGGAACGAAGTATCAGTTCATAAACATCGAGAGGGATCTGGAATTCGAAGGATACACGTTCGATGTGGCGACATGCGCCAAGCTGAAGGGCGGTCTCCACCTGATCAAAGTGCCAGGGGGCAATATCCTTGTTGTGCTTTACGATGAGGAGAAGGAGCATGACCGAG GAAACTCCAAAGTTGCTGCCCTGACTTTTTCAAAGGAGCTGGCGGAGAGTGGCGGTCAGTAG
- a CDS encoding aspartyl aminopeptidase (putative), with protein sequence MEKKAREYAQGAVKFIQKSGSNFLACKNLREKLEEKGFKRIQEGEKWNLRKNEGYVFSKQNRNICGFFIGKDFNIEKGSILISIGHIDSCCLKISPNNNTVKSKLNQLNVECYGSGLWHTWFDRSLGLSGQVVYKRDGKLVEKLIQINRSVLFLPSLAIHLQNRTRFEFSVKINYENHLKPILSTVLYDQLMKGKGKEKGERGTDTNALTEDAAHVGKTQDKRLDGDDSSPSCHSHQENPNSSPLLYTLAKELQCQENDILDFELCLMDVHEPCFTGAYEEFIEGARFDNLLGSYCVFEAFAEMTNTLKGGAPAAPLSSSVPPEAHANLYICIGYDHEEIGSLSEVAESTPSSTSAPPIDELYGSLMNRSLLLNVDMAHCSHPNYPETVQTDHQLFFHEGIAIKYNTNKNYVTSPYYTCLLKRTFELFASNFKEKIKYQNFMVKNDTPCGSTVGSMVASNLSMPGIDIGIPQLAMHSIREIAAVRDVYYLVKGILAFYTYYSHVHASCVPDG encoded by the exons ATGGAAAAGAAGGCGCGCGAGTACGCTCAAGGAGCGGTGAAGTTCATACAAAAGAGCGGGAGCAATTTCCTTGCATGTAAAAACCTGCGAGAgaaattagaagaaaaaggattcAAGAGAAtacaagaaggagaaaaatggaacctacgaaaaaacgaaggaTATGTATTCAGTAAGCAGAACAGAAATATATGCGGATTCTTTATTGGGAAGGACTTTAACATAGAGAAGGGTTCTATCCTTATTTCAATTGGTCATATAGACTCCTGCTGTTTGAAAATATCTCCAAATAATAACACCGTTAAGAGTAAGTTGAACCAATTAAACGTAGAATGCTACGGGTCAGGGTTGTGGCACACATGGTTCGATCGTAGCTTAGGCTTGTCTGGTCAGGTAGTCTACAAGAGAGATGGCAAGCTTGTGGAGAAACTAATCCAAATTAACAGATCCGTGTTGTTCCTTCCTAGTCTTGCTATTCACTTGCAAAACAGGACGAGGTTTGAATTTTcagtaaaaattaattatgaGAATCATTTGAAGCCTATCCTATCCACTGTTTTGTATGATCAGCTGATGAAAGGgaaagggaaggagaaagGGGAGAGGGGCACAGATACAAATGCCCTTACGGAAGACGCTGCGCATGTGGGGAAAACACAGGATAAGCGCCTGGACGGAGATGACTCCTCCCCTAGCTGCCACTCCCATCAGGAAAATCCCAACTCATCCCCACTCCTCTACACACTAGCAAAAGAGTTGCAGTGCCAAGAAAATGACATCCTTGATTTCGAACTGTGCTTAATGGATGTACATGAGCCTTGCTTCACTGGGGCCTACGAAGAGTTCATCGAAGGGGCGAGATTTGATAATCTGTTAGGTTCTTATTGCGTCTTTGAGGCGTTCGCGGAGATGACAAACACACTAAAGGGGGGAGCGCCAGCAGCACCGCTCTCCTCCTCTGTCCCCCCCGAGGCACACGCAAACCTGTACATCTGCATCGGTTACGACCACGAAGAAATAGGTTCCCTGAGCGAA GTAGCAGAGAGTACACCCTCATCCACTTCTGCTCCTCCCATCGATGAGTTGTATGGAAGTCTCATGAACAGGTCTCTCCTGCTCAACGTCGACATGGCACACTGTAGTCACCCCAACTACCCAGAAACGGTACAGACAGACCATCAGTTATTCTTCCACGAAGGAATTGCTATCAAATACAACacgaataaaaattacgTCACTTCGCCCTACTACACATGCTTACTTAAGAGGACCTTCGAGCTATTTGCTTCCAATtttaaggagaaaataaaatatcaaaattttatggTGAAGAATGATACCCCTTGTGGTAGTACTGTGGGTTCTATGGTTGCATCGAACCTTTCCATGCCAGGTATTGACATTGGCATTCCACAGCTAGCCATGCATTCGATAAGGGAGATAGCCGCTGTGCGGGACGTCTACTACTTGGTCAAGGGGATCTTGGCCTTCTACACCTACTACAGTCACGTGCACGCCTCCTGCGTGCCCGATGGGTAG
- a CDS encoding peptide release factor (putative), giving the protein MNKPLSTAVKYFLSPSSSRFFTSIPTELTKNQQKLLIQLAKRTVSRTGDGRTYQKITKIQERCKILKTLHDDLDVYAQLFQESGLIDGGHNHDKTIHEVQSSSVMNTDDDVRQLLRNIEDVGGILLQDVLDFYKNVVNTEHHLDTEEVKLEVGQPVFQKDSPQRSFQPLSAPPP; this is encoded by the coding sequence ATGAACAAACCGCTGAGCACTGCAGTCAAGTACTTCCTCTCTCCGAGCAGCAGCAGATTCTTCACTTCCATCCCGACTGAACTGACTAAAAACCAACAGAAGCTCCTCAtacagctagccaaaagaaCCGTTTCAAGGACAGGGGATGGCAGAACCTATCAGAAAATCACCAAAATTCAGGAACGGtgcaaaatattgaaaaCTCTCCATGACGACTTAGATGTGTATGCGCAGCTCTTCCAGGAGAGTGGCTTGATCGACGGGGGGCACAACCATGACAAGACCATCCACGAGGTGCAGTCCTCCTCCGTTATGAACACAGACGATGATGTTAGGCAGCTCCTGCGCAACATCGAAGACGTAGGGGGCATCCTCCTACAGGATGTGCTTGACTTTTACAAGAACGTTGTCAACACGGAGCATCACTTGGACACGGAAGAGGTGAAGCTGGAGGTAGGTCAACCCGTCTTTCAAAAGGATTCCCCCCAACGTTCATTCCAGCCATTAAGTGCCCCCCCTCCATAA
- a CDS encoding DHHC-type zinc finger protein (putative), with protein MKNPLPLAVVSIKLAVLATLAHLVRTGQLLDDGRSSFFFLYAASFLFYAISSLRDPYEPSRARRAQPSYLTSLLKTVSGYLKSCPLAYLPNDERAAFKASLSERTGEHGQRKDAPTAVSITHDEITSSDSLSSETVSTNGIYDSPHFPKCRRTRQPDHYPPQEPQHSHYREKNAEKTKGCHHSGRPPQPPRQPRPTR; from the exons ATGAAGAACCCCCTGCCGCTCGCGGTCGTATCCATTAAGCTCGCCGTCCTAGCCACCCTAGCTCATTTGGTGCGCACGGGTCAGCTTCTGGACGATGGGCGAAGctcgttcttcttcctctacgCCGCATCCTTCTTGTTCTATGCCATCTCGTCCCTACGCGACCCGTACGAACCAAGCCGAGCGAGGCGCGCCCAGCCCAGCTACCTAACGAGCCTCCTCAAAACGGTGTC CGGTTACCTCAAGTCTTGTCCCCTAGCATACCTACCCAATGATGAGCGAGCTGCATTCAAAGCGAGCTTAAGTGAACGCACCGGGGAACATGGCCAAAGGAAAGATGCACCAACAGCTGTTTCCATCACACATGATGAGATAACATCATCGGATTCGTTATCCTCCGAGACAGTCAGTACCAATG GCATTTACGATTCACCCCACTTCCCCAAATGCAGGAGAACTCGACAGCCTGACCATTATCCACCACAAGAACCACAACACAGTCATTACAGAGAGAAGaatgcagaaaaaacaaaagggtgCCACCATTCGGGGCGTCCACCGCAACCGCCGAGACAGCCCAGACCAACCCGATGA
- a CDS encoding 30S ribosomal protein S6 (putative) — MRPLSLLLAALVTTLQSPLFARRPHQQAALGVAPVRHVVGAAGGWAFIAGRVSRVSNRNSYSKSSPKSCPNSFPNSFPNSFPNSFPNSSPSCAQHRAGPTVTQGRGRRSHFELRGSLNDYIYKLLLRRFKKVTQKGPRNIFKSVLSPRSSYNIDILFSCNYTISQIKKKIAEYIYELKQVDGDKFKAVYLGKRRLVRPIKKQLEAYYVLFSFQMYPSVILEIKRKLFLQDAVLRFMVTKNEKTSRNLEYEENEPVRQGLAATEAQFFKKAD, encoded by the exons ATGCGCCCCCTTTCACTTCTGCTCGCCGCCCTCGTCACCACCTTGCAaagccccctttttgctcgCCGGCCCCATCAGCAAGCGGCCCTGGGAGTTGCCCCCGTGCGTCATGTAGTAGGAGCGGCAGGAGGGTGGGCATTCATCGCAGGACGCGTCAGTCGAGTTAGCAACCGGAACAGTTACTCGAAGAGTTCCCCGAAGAGTTGCCCTAACAGTTTCCCTAACAGTTTCCCTAACAGTTTCCCTAACAGTTTCCCTAACAGTTCCCCAAGCTGCGCACAGCACAGGGCAGGTCCTACTGTAACCCAGGGAAGGGGACGACGTAGCCACTTCGAACTCAGGGGGTCCCTAAATGATTACATCTACAAGCTACTCCTCCGGAGATTCAAGAAGGTCACACAAAAAGGTCCACGAAATATTTTCAAGTCTGTACTATCTCCCCGAAGTAGCTACAACATCGACATACTCTTCTCCTGTAACTACACGATAAgtcagattaaaaaaaaaattgcagaataCATATATGAGCTGAAGCAAGTAGACGGAGATAAATTTAAAGCCGTTTATTTGGGAAAGAGGAGGTTGGTCCGTCCGATTAAGAAACAGCTGGAGGCATACtacgttttgttttcctttcaAATGTACCCCTCTGTAATTCTCGAAATTAAAAGGAAGCTCTTCCTGCAGGACGCCGTCTTGAG ATTCATGGTAacgaaaaacgaaaagacCTCCAGGAACCTCGAGTACGAGGAAAATGAACCTGTCCGACAAGGGCTGGCCGCCACCGaggcgcaattttttaagaaggcGGACTGA
- a CDS encoding hypothetical protein (putative) — MKYFFLNCINNIVKRKRENKVKILLNFILEKQRDGYLCDDDVVYPLSALCSFLNELSEQLGRRVDARPRRVQKQDGRRGWQPQAGKGSPPQAPTQSPTPLTRLTRLTRLTRLTRPIAPLTRLTRPIAPLTTPTTPLPPPTLLHHFVRTSQLHVRSFVEALLKQFHAKGDASEVAIRSCTYLLNALCLLDYDGQANHCRELLTRVVNSFVQLNRRYLHHDERSDRKGQAPVGTHTQLGVIRTTQKNDPFNKQICSQMVVEILTVINKHSAKLKSSKEHMDLLSVFYLELVNYLFASTTLGVRPPTEGHHTDKHPLLRGENHHTDKLLRDKGKPHPRVVVTSHIDPNRMNLNRIKRFYTEVHLDVHHFVSIALFVNRYAEVLNRFDLREGGSPRGATEKAPYHDYPISSDHFLRTISTATVHIYLNLFWRPKWEKSPKGRDSSNKRQHICNEVTHLGRVPSQNLQKGPTSYAYPEPYASLQGEPSNGSYSPFFFMWSYFPEQFMQLYRTDKINIDLVVRQNLMDLLSCLKTLSLRVLASDSITCDHFNKRIYSHIVSFKLLLNLMNGERLPRKDSLVNALSCPPLLANRRHLFNMCSLYAQLNFHDESFARLLAKTTTHNLTQLGKKDIMAVVFFLGKAPPTQGEMLLHHLVRHIQQHITTYDMSDFHLTFKALLKYTNQQEWKGPCVTHMTTILHHVLIRVLIVCYEMETTEKAAQLPCQGKAKEEIITQQVDCTRTLHEFYDVLLSRGRLNKELVTQGGNTTPYVPEDSASLSISQEEIQAIYSKLRRSPAWFISGSGMLTRGEKKNQFLRDTLNILNVAVKLIKSKCFPLFDDRYLAMYEARCLSLCDALYLLIKRTKNTRNCFSVPEWVSLILCHCNVGHMPDYLNEYLALLHGKLPAQLREQPPAQLHGGCGELLGMHNKDLRLIRMLSHRLKSFHLKNGELFAPFCMRAEGRTPCGVGTAIRAE, encoded by the exons atgaaatatttttttttaaactgcaTTAACAACAtagttaaaagaaaaagggaaaacaaagtGAAAATACTTTTGaacttcattttggaaaagcaGCGAGATGGGTACTTGTGCGACGATGATGTTGTGTACCCTCTGTCAGCGCTGTGCTCCTTCCTGAATGAGTTGAGCGAGCAGTTGGGACGTCGGGTCGACGCGAGACCGCGTCGGGTTCAGAAGCAGGACGGGAGGAGAGGTTGGCAGCCCCAGGCTGGGAAAGGATCCCCCCCGCAAGCTCCTACGCAATCACCCACGCCGCTGACCAGGCTGACCAGGCTAACCAGGCTAACCAGGCTAACCCGGCCAATCGCGCCGCTAACCAGGCTAACCCGGCCAATCGCGCCGCTAACCACGCCAACCACGCCGCTACCCCCGCCAACCCTACTGCACCACTTTGTGCGAACTAGCCAGCTGCACGTGCGCTCCTTCGTCGAAGCACTTTTGAAGCAGTTCCACGCAAAGGGTGACGCGTCAGAGGTAGCCATACGAAGTTGTACATACCTGCTGAATGCGCTGTGCCTGTTGGACTACGACGGACAGGCGAACCACTGCAGGGAGCTCCTTACCAGAGTGGTGAATTCGTTTGTCCAACTAAATAGGAGGTACCTACACCATGATGAGAGAAGCGACCGAAAGGGTCAAGCCCCAGTAGGGACACACACCCAATTGGGGGTAATAAGGACCACTCAGAAGAACGACCCTTTCAACAAACAGATATGCAGCCAAATGGTAGTAGAAATCCTCACAGTAATTAACAAGCACTCTGCAAAATTAAAGAGCTCCAAAGAGCACATGGATCTACTGAGCGTGTTCTACCTGGAGTTGGTTAATTACTTGTTCGCCTCAACCACACTTGGTGTAAGGCCCCCTACGGAGGGTCACCACACCGATAAGCATCCTCTTCTCAGGGGGGAGAATCACCACACGGATAAACTTCTACGTGATAAAGGGAAGCCCCACCCACGGGTCGTTGTAACTAGCCATATTGATCCAAACCGCATGAACTTGAATCGAATCAAGCGATTCTACACGGAGGTGCATTTGGACGTCCACCACTTTGTTAGTATCGCCCTGTTTGTGAACAGATACGCGGAGGTGCTAAACCGGTTCGACCTCCGGGAGGGGGGTTCCCCGAGGGGGGCTACTGAGAAAGCCCCCTACCATGACTACCCCATTAGCAGTGACCACTTCCTCCGCACGATAAGCACAGCCACTGTGCACATCTACCTGAATCTGTTTTGGAGACCGAAGTGGGAGAAGTCCCCAAAGGGGAGGGACTCCTCCAACAAACGACAACACATATGTAATGAAGTCACACATCTCGGAAGAGTCCCCTCTCAGAACCTGCAAAAAGGACCAACATCCTATGCTTACCCAGAACCATATGCATCCCTCCAAGGGGAACCCTCGAATGGAAGttactctccctttttcttcatgtgGAGTTACTTCCCTGAGCAATTTATGCAGCTGTACAGGAcggacaaaataaatatcgaTTTGGTTGTACGTCAGAATCTTATGGATTTGTTGAGCTGTTTGAAGACCCTGTCCTTGAGGGTACTAGCTAGCGATTCGATCACATGTGATCACTTTAATAAGAGAATCTACAGCCACATCGTATCGTTTAAACTCCTCCTAAATCTCATGAATGGGGAAAGGTTACCCCGAAAAGACTCCCTCGTTAATGCACTCTCT TGCCCCCCCCTGCTGGCCAACCGGAGGCACCTCTTCAACATGTGTAGCCTCTACGCCCAGCTTAACTTCCACGACGAGTCCTTCGCCCGACTGCTAGCCAAAACGACGACTCATAATTTGACACAACTGGGAAAGAAAGATATCATGGCGGTTGTGTTCTTCCTAGGGAAAGCACCCCCAACTCAGGGAGAGATGCTACTTCATCACTTAGTGAGACACATCCAACAACACATCACCACCTACGACATGAGCGACTTTCACTTAACATTTAAGGCACTCCTCAAATATACCAATCAACAGGAATGGAAAGGTCCTTGTGTCACTCATATGACCACTATACTACACCATGTCCTTATACGTGTCCTCATTGTGTGTTACGAAATGGAGACAACGGAAAAAGCTGCACAGTTACCATGTCAGGGAAAGGCCAAGGAGGAGATTATCACCCAACAGGTTGATTGCACTAGGACTCTTCATGAGTTTTACGATGTGCTTCTCTCCCGTGGGAGACTCAACAAAGAGTTAGTCACCCAAGGGGGCAACACTACTCCATACGTACCGGAGGACAGTGCTTCCCTCTCCATTAGCCAAGAAGAAATTCAAGCAATCTATTCAAAGCTGAGAAGATCACCCGCTTGGTTCATATCGGGCAGCGGAATGCTCACTCGAGGTGAGAAGAAGAACCAATTTCTGCGGGACACTCTCAACATATTAAACGTCGCAGTTAAGCTAATAAAGAGCAAGTGCTTCCCCCTGTTCGATGATCGCTACCTTGCTATGTACGAAGCCCGTTGCCTCTCCCTGTGCGACGCTCTGTACCTTCTCATTAAGCGAACGAAGAATACCCGAAATTGCTTCAGTGTACCGGAGTGGGTCAGCTTAATCCTCTGCCACTGCAATGTGGGCCACATGCCGGATTACCTTAACGAGTATTTGGCACTGCTCCACGGGAAGCTCCCTGCCCAGCTCCGCGAGCAGCCCCCAGCGCAGCTGCATGGGGGGTGCGGGGAACTCCTAGGGATGCACAACAAGGACCTCCGCCTCATTCGGATGTTATCGCATCGCCTAAAATCGTTTCACTTGAAAAACGGGGAGCTCTTTGCACCCTTCTGTATGCGTGCAGAGGGGCGGACCCCCTGTGGGGTGGGCACTGCCATCCGGGCTGAGTAG